The Echinicola rosea genome has a segment encoding these proteins:
- a CDS encoding sensor histidine kinase, which produces MLKKRRLIIVFGIMLMAIVLAINFFSGSPDVSKVGLEQIEATTQNVAEEFDEDFIQLLMNYRPEKQISFSTLNFDSKHPFYLYSEKGQLLYWSSISMIPEFQDIDTGASFKPYQLLDNAKGTYFSRVRSINRNNKQYWLVQVYSLYDKVEIDNQYLHAGYNNEVFGNDRFILSSEPRGEYDKVTGKKGEYFFSVSLRTGYAPVGHKSSTALLLFFFSLTGLVFILGGDFVARLWSHGKRKLALLYTISILVSVRAIMLVFHFPQDYFEVPLFDATYYASSMLNPSLGDLLLNVVFAAIVLAMLISMLGRREVIVAFARIRKRYYQWVFYLVAYLLSGFFLFLFFKLFTNISNNSQWSLNILDIPTFDYFKALSILILFLGGAGYLMFTLMSLNLVFYKARAKKAYALKVLIGLSVPVFAITAWVDFIYLIVYLAHLILLVAIISFELYDNVLKLQLNTFLTFFFGCLVGAVITGAASYQDYGKREIHEKERLANQVLREKDVMAEFLLSDVMQRVKEDLFIKNRMTNPSLSKEPVEQKIRKIYISNYFDQYELNIMIFNPSGEDILNRNNEQSLDDFRYRYMNSDYATSVRNLYFVKTGEGLEGNKFYGFMPMVKGGDFIGTIVIELVQQRIKSTSVFPKLLLDKKYIDDVYDSNLDYALFRDSVLQYSVGVYNYRNPDVVELLENNGLYKGGVSRDGYHHYGVRNGSSTLIVSSPIYPYNYILADVSFFFISYIACTLFFIIIYALLNGLNKVRFNYATRLQFYLNFAFFVPMLVISAISIGLLSKSYLEDLHRQYFEKANIIRNNLFQYLEQETKGVMDRDEFLAEVYRLANTTATDINVFSSEGKLMATSQPNIIEKKVLTRHLNPEAYAEIIEAQNNQVILDEQVGSLKYKTVYISLREMKRQSTLGIISIPFFESEDELNVLIVDVFSTIINIFVAIFIVFLIVSYFVSKQLTDPFKLLTQKLKVTNLEDNEPMYWPTNDEIGLLVKEYNNMLYKLEASRKVLALNEKESAWREMAKQVAHEIKNPLTPMKLTLQHLLRLQAEGRIDDPEKLKKPIYNLINQVDTLSDIATSFSTFAKMPLPKNELMDFSHVVVSAVELFKNNERGKVVFYDKVQGRLPVMGDDKLFGRVISNLIINGIQSVPEDKAATVTVTLTTEKEWARLEVKDNGTGIPEDLREKIFIPNFSTKSEGSGLGLAIAKRGVETAGGNIWFETSMGEGTSFFLTFPLVKEAKPSVP; this is translated from the coding sequence ATGCTTAAGAAGAGAAGGCTAATTATTGTTTTTGGAATCATGTTAATGGCGATTGTCCTGGCCATTAATTTTTTCTCAGGAAGTCCTGATGTCTCAAAAGTAGGGCTAGAGCAAATAGAGGCTACTACCCAAAATGTAGCCGAGGAATTTGATGAGGATTTTATTCAGCTTTTGATGAATTATAGGCCTGAAAAGCAAATTTCCTTCTCCACGCTAAATTTCGACTCCAAGCATCCGTTTTATCTTTACAGCGAAAAAGGTCAACTGTTATACTGGTCCAGTATTTCGATGATACCCGAATTTCAGGATATAGATACCGGGGCATCGTTTAAGCCTTATCAGTTATTGGATAATGCAAAAGGCACCTATTTCTCCAGGGTAAGGAGCATTAACCGGAACAACAAGCAATATTGGCTGGTCCAAGTATATTCATTATATGATAAGGTAGAGATAGATAATCAATATTTGCATGCCGGTTATAATAATGAAGTGTTTGGAAACGACCGGTTTATATTATCTTCAGAGCCTCGTGGTGAATATGATAAGGTGACCGGAAAAAAAGGGGAATACTTCTTTTCGGTTTCTCTTAGAACAGGTTATGCTCCGGTGGGACATAAATCCAGCACTGCATTGTTGTTGTTTTTCTTTTCGTTGACGGGCTTGGTGTTTATCCTGGGTGGGGATTTTGTCGCACGTCTATGGAGCCATGGTAAGCGGAAGTTAGCGTTACTGTACACTATCTCCATTTTGGTCAGCGTCAGGGCAATAATGTTGGTGTTTCATTTTCCCCAGGATTATTTTGAAGTGCCGTTGTTTGATGCCACCTATTATGCATCGTCGATGTTGAATCCCAGTTTGGGAGACTTGTTGTTGAATGTTGTTTTTGCTGCCATAGTACTGGCCATGCTGATCAGCATGTTGGGGAGAAGGGAAGTGATCGTGGCTTTTGCCAGAATCAGAAAACGCTATTACCAATGGGTGTTTTATCTGGTGGCCTATTTACTGTCGGGCTTTTTCTTGTTCCTGTTTTTCAAGCTGTTTACCAATATCTCCAATAATTCCCAATGGAGTTTAAATATCCTTGATATTCCCACTTTTGACTATTTCAAGGCCTTGAGTATATTGATTTTGTTTTTGGGAGGGGCCGGTTATTTGATGTTTACCCTGATGTCCTTAAACCTCGTTTTTTATAAGGCCAGGGCCAAAAAGGCATATGCATTGAAGGTATTGATTGGTCTTTCTGTACCTGTTTTTGCCATTACGGCGTGGGTGGATTTTATCTATCTCATTGTGTACCTCGCACATTTGATCTTGTTGGTAGCGATTATTTCCTTTGAGTTGTACGATAATGTACTCAAATTACAGCTCAATACTTTCCTTACTTTTTTCTTTGGGTGTCTTGTCGGGGCAGTGATCACAGGGGCGGCGTCGTACCAAGATTATGGCAAACGAGAGATACACGAAAAAGAACGCTTGGCCAATCAGGTGTTGAGGGAAAAGGATGTCATGGCCGAATTTCTGCTGAGCGATGTGATGCAAAGGGTGAAGGAGGATCTGTTCATCAAAAATCGTATGACAAATCCATCGCTTTCCAAAGAGCCTGTGGAACAAAAAATCAGGAAAATTTACATCTCCAATTACTTTGACCAGTATGAGCTCAATATCATGATTTTCAATCCCAGTGGGGAGGATATCCTAAACCGAAATAATGAGCAGTCCCTTGACGATTTTAGGTATCGGTATATGAACAGTGACTATGCCACGAGTGTGCGAAACCTTTACTTTGTCAAAACCGGAGAAGGCCTGGAAGGGAATAAATTTTATGGATTTATGCCTATGGTGAAGGGAGGGGATTTTATTGGGACCATTGTCATAGAATTGGTGCAGCAGCGAATAAAGTCCACTAGCGTATTCCCAAAACTACTTCTCGACAAGAAGTATATCGATGATGTCTATGATAGTAACTTGGATTATGCCCTGTTCAGGGATAGTGTGCTGCAATATAGTGTAGGGGTATATAACTACCGGAATCCGGATGTCGTTGAGCTTTTGGAAAATAATGGCTTGTACAAAGGTGGTGTAAGTAGGGATGGGTATCATCATTATGGTGTGCGAAATGGCTCTAGTACCTTGATCGTGTCCAGCCCCATCTATCCATACAATTACATCTTGGCGGATGTGTCGTTCTTCTTTATCAGTTATATCGCATGCACGCTCTTCTTTATCATTATTTATGCCTTGCTCAATGGGCTCAATAAGGTGCGGTTTAATTACGCCACCAGACTCCAGTTTTATCTGAATTTTGCCTTCTTTGTGCCTATGCTGGTGATAAGTGCTATATCTATTGGCCTATTGAGTAAATCCTATCTTGAAGACCTCCATCGACAGTATTTTGAGAAAGCAAATATCATTCGCAATAACCTTTTCCAATACCTGGAACAAGAGACCAAAGGCGTGATGGATAGGGATGAGTTTTTGGCAGAGGTGTATCGCTTGGCAAACACCACCGCTACGGACATCAATGTATTCTCCTCTGAGGGGAAGCTAATGGCTACCAGTCAACCTAATATTATCGAAAAGAAGGTGCTTACCAGGCACCTGAATCCTGAAGCATATGCAGAAATTATAGAGGCACAAAACAACCAGGTGATCTTGGACGAGCAGGTTGGCAGCTTAAAATATAAAACGGTATATATTAGCCTTAGGGAGATGAAGCGGCAAAGTACCCTAGGGATAATCTCCATTCCGTTTTTTGAATCGGAGGACGAGCTGAATGTGCTGATTGTGGATGTGTTTAGTACCATTATCAATATTTTTGTGGCGATTTTTATCGTGTTTTTGATCGTTTCATATTTTGTGTCGAAACAGCTCACAGATCCTTTCAAATTGCTGACGCAAAAACTAAAAGTTACTAATCTGGAAGATAACGAGCCGATGTATTGGCCTACCAATGATGAAATTGGCTTGCTGGTAAAGGAATACAATAACATGCTGTACAAACTTGAAGCCAGTAGAAAAGTCCTTGCACTGAATGAGAAGGAGTCTGCTTGGCGGGAAATGGCCAAACAAGTGGCGCATGAGATCAAAAATCCTCTTACGCCGATGAAACTTACCCTTCAGCATTTGTTGAGATTGCAGGCTGAAGGGCGGATCGACGACCCCGAAAAACTCAAAAAACCCATTTATAACCTGATCAATCAGGTGGATACGCTCAGCGATATTGCCACATCATTTTCTACTTTTGCAAAAATGCCCTTGCCCAAAAATGAGCTTATGGATTTTTCACACGTAGTGGTCAGTGCCGTAGAGCTATTTAAAAACAATGAGCGAGGCAAGGTGGTGTTTTATGATAAAGTACAAGGGAGGCTTCCCGTCATGGGGGACGATAAACTTTTTGGTCGGGTGATTTCTAACCTGATCATTAATGGTATCCAATCGGTGCCGGAAGACAAGGCGGCCACAGTGACCGTCACCTTGACTACTGAAAAGGAATGGGCCAGATTGGAGGTGAAAGATAACGGAACGGGAATCCCTGAAGACCTTAGGGAGAAGATTTTTATTCCAAACTTTAGCACGAAAAGTGAAGGCTCAGGCTTAGGGCTTGCCATTGCCAAAAGAGGCGTGGAGACAGCAGGAGGAAATATTTGGTTTGAAACTAGTATGGGAGAGGGGACATCCTTCTTTTTGACGTTCCCTTTAGTAAAAGAAGCAAAGCCAAGTGTCCCATAA